The DNA region GTCGGCGGCAAGATCGGCACCGAGACCAAGGTGCCGATCATCGAAGCCCTCCACGACGTGACGCTCCAGCTGAAGGAAGGCGACCGCGTAGGCCTCGTCGGCCACAACGGCGCCGGGAAGTCGACGCTGCTGCGGCTGCTTTCGGGTATCTACGAGCCCACCCGCGGTTCGGCGAAGATCTCCGGCAAGATCGCGCCGGTCTTCGACCTCGGCATCGGCATGGACCCGGAGATCTCCGGACTGGAGAACATCATCATCCGCGGCCTGTTCCTCGGGATGACCGCGAAGCAGATGGAAGCCCGCGTCGACGACATCGCGGAGTTCACCGAACTCGGCGACTACCTGCAGATGCCGCTGCGGACGTACTCGACCGGTATGCGGGTGCGCCTGGCGCTGGGCGTGGTCACCTCGATCGACCCGGAGATCCTGATCCTCGACGAGGGCATCGGCGCGGTCGACGCGGCGTTCCTCAACAAGGCCAAGGACAGGCTGAAGGCGCTGGTGAAGCGCTCGGGCATCCTGGTGTTCGCCAGCCACTCGGACGAGTTCCTCTTCGAGCTCTGCGACTCCGCCATCTGGATGGACGAGGGGCACGTCAAGCAGCGCGGTTCGCTGCGCGACGTTCTCACCGGCTACAAGGGGCGCGACCCGTTCGAGAACATGAGCAAGGAGACGCTGGAGCGGTTCGGCATCGAGCCGGAGCCGGTGGCGACGACGAACGGCGGCCAAGGATGACCAGCGAGACCCGGCAGTTACCCGAAGGCGCCGTCGTCGGCGTGGTCGTCACGCGCCACCGACGGGAACTGCTCGCGGACTCGCTCAAGGTGATCGCCGCGCAGACCCGGCCGGTCGACCACCTCGTCGTGGTCGACAACGGGCCGGACAAGTCGGCGCGGGACATCGTCGAGAACTACCCGCTTCCCTTCACGTACCTGCCTTCGCACCGCAACCTCGGCGGCGCGGGCGGGTTCGCGCTCGGCATGCTGCACGCGCTTTCCCTTGGCGCGGACTGGATCTGGCTGGCCGACGACGACGGCCGTCCCGCCGACGAGAACGTCCTCGCGATCCTGCTGGACGAGGCCGAGAAGCGGGATCTGGCCGAGATCTCCCCGGTGGTGTCCAACATC from Amycolatopsis sp. EV170708-02-1 includes:
- a CDS encoding ABC transporter ATP-binding protein produces the protein MVSIDVHNAYVDFPIFDAKTRSMKKKVLGKVGGKIGTETKVPIIEALHDVTLQLKEGDRVGLVGHNGAGKSTLLRLLSGIYEPTRGSAKISGKIAPVFDLGIGMDPEISGLENIIIRGLFLGMTAKQMEARVDDIAEFTELGDYLQMPLRTYSTGMRVRLALGVVTSIDPEILILDEGIGAVDAAFLNKAKDRLKALVKRSGILVFASHSDEFLFELCDSAIWMDEGHVKQRGSLRDVLTGYKGRDPFENMSKETLERFGIEPEPVATTNGGQG